In Penaeus monodon isolate SGIC_2016 chromosome 15, NSTDA_Pmon_1, whole genome shotgun sequence, a genomic segment contains:
- the LOC119582388 gene encoding pollen-specific leucine-rich repeat extensin-like protein 2, giving the protein MPRVVCRGLTLQVVERVVIRPRILSGRSQTPEDVDFPHRRKTQNPFAGRPKSPSQVVPNPLRRSSQSLAGLPNPLRSVQIPSQSSQILAVVPIPLQGVQSSQSSKSPSRVCANPSSRQIHLQASIVCRRSSNPSQDVQIPSKVVQILSQCPKSPSQVPNPRGRPQSTSQSPNPRRSSQIPSSRPNPSQSSNPSQVRQIPIAGRPKSPSQVVPNPSRSSQSPRSVPIPSQVSNPFDVSQIRSQVVQIPCRSSNPHRRCQIPFAGRPNPLRSRPKSSQNPDPPPPEPPRIRECAQVECQPPVPASGASLRCQPPVPASGVTQDSSSANIVCTKLEDQVKPLLQDHHVRHARKVGLCVETEDSPRPRLRAHTTPKVSRQPKFPDENNNH; this is encoded by the exons ATGCCGCGAGTTGTGTGTCGCGGTCTGACGCTACAGGTCGTCGAAAGGGTCGTCATAAGACCTAGAATTCTCTCAGGTCGTAGTCAGACCCCGGAAGACGTAGATTTCCCTC ACCGTCGCAAGACCCAAAATCCCTTCGCAGGTCGTCCCAAATCCCCTTCGCAGGTCGTCCCAAATCCCCTTCGCAGGTCGTCCCAATCCCTCGCAGGTCTCCCAAATCCCCTTCGCAGCGTCCAAATCCCTTCGCAGTCGTCCCAAATCCTCGCAGTCGTCCCAATCCCCTTGCAAGGTGTCCAATCATCGCAGTCGTCCAAATCCCCTTCGCGAGTGTGCGCAAATCCATCGAGTCGTCAAATCCATCTGCAGGCGTCAATCGTCTGTCGCAGGTCGTCAAATCCCTCGCAAGACGTCCAAATCCCATCGAAGGTCGTCCAAATCCTGTCGCAGTGTCCCAAATCCCCTTCGCAGGTGCCAAATCCTCGCGGTCGTCCACAATCCACATCGCAGTCGCCCAATCCTCGCAGGTCGTCCCAAATCCCCTCCAGTCGCCCAAACCCTTCGCAGTCGTCCAATCCTTCGCAGGTACGCCAAATCCCCATCGCAGGTCGTCCCAAATCCCCATCGCAGGTCGTCCCAAATCCCTCGAGGTCGTCCCAATCCCCTCGCAGCGTCCCAATCCCTTCGCAGGTGTCCAATCCCTTCGACGTGTCCCAAATCCGCTCGCAGGTCGTCCAAATCCCTTGCAGGTCGTCCAATCCCCATCGCAGGTGCCAAATCCCCTTCGCAGGTCGTCCAAATCCCCTTCGCAGTCGTCCCAAGTCGTCCCAaaacccagacccccccccccccgagcctcCACGTATCCGAGAGTGCGCGCAGGTCGAGTGCCAGCCTCCGGTGCCAGCCTCCGGTGCCAGCCTCCGGTGCCAGCCTCCGGTGCCAGCCTCCG GTGTCACACAGGACTCGAGTAGTGCCAATATAGTGTGCACGAA GCTCGAAGATCAGGTCAAGCCATTATTACAGGATCACCACGTCAGACATGCTAGGAAAGTGGGCCTCTGCGTCGAGACCGAAGACTCGCCACGCCCACGACTCCGCGCACACACGACCCCAAAGGTTTCCAGGCAGCCGAAGTTCCCAGATGAAAACAACAACCACTGA